Proteins encoded together in one Chryseobacterium sp. G0201 window:
- the tpx gene encoding thiol peroxidase, whose translation MSNITLKGNAVNTIGTLPSVGTTIRDFALVDSGLNVKTLESFEGKKKVFNIFPSIDTPTCASSARKFNEEASNLENTVVINVSKDLPFALGRFCAAEGLNNVETLSDFRSSFGDDNELTIADSPLKGLLSRAVIVTDADNKVVYTEQVSEIADEPNYEAALSALK comes from the coding sequence ATGTCAAATATTACCTTAAAAGGAAACGCAGTAAACACAATAGGAACTTTACCATCAGTAGGAACCACCATCAGAGATTTTGCTTTGGTAGATTCTGGTTTAAATGTAAAAACGTTGGAAAGCTTTGAAGGAAAGAAAAAAGTTTTCAATATTTTCCCAAGCATTGATACGCCAACTTGTGCATCTTCTGCAAGAAAATTTAATGAAGAGGCTTCAAACCTTGAAAACACTGTTGTAATCAATGTTTCTAAAGATTTACCTTTCGCATTAGGAAGATTTTGTGCTGCAGAAGGATTGAATAATGTGGAAACGCTTTCGGATTTCAGAAGTAGTTTTGGAGATGACAATGAGCTTACAATCGCAGATTCTCCATTGAAAGGACTTTTAAGTCGTGCAGTTATTGTTACTGATGCTGATAATAAAGTAGTTTATACAGAACAGGTTTCAGAAATTGCTGATGAGCCAAATTATGAAGCAGCTCTTTCAGCTTTAAAATAG
- a CDS encoding NADP-dependent isocitrate dehydrogenase, with translation MSDKSKIYYTLTDEAPMLATHSFLPIVKAFTKSANIEIAVPDISLAGRILANFPEFLKDDQKIDDALAQLGQLATQPDANIIKLPNISASAPQLDAAIAELQSKGFAVPNYPAEPKNDEEKAIKAKYAKVLGSAVNPVLREGNSDRRAPKAVKNYAKANPHRMGDWASDSKTDVAHMNNGDFYGTETSTTLENATQYKIVFKGNDGAETLLKDFAGLQAGEIIDSSVMNLNALKAFVKEAIEEAKNKNVLLSAHLKATMMKISDPIIFGAIVETFFKDVFAKYAETFKSLDVNPNNGLADLFDKIKGNAQEADIKADIDAALANGPRVAMVNSDKGITNFHVPSDIIVDASMAALVRGGGKMWNKEGKEEDTVCIIPDRSYAGFYQAVIDDMRAHGKLDPTTMGSVPNVGLMAQKAEEYGSHDKTFQASADGTIEVQDEAGNVLLSQKVEKSDIFRMCQTKDAPIQDWVKLAVNRSRLSDTPAIFWLDKGRAHDREIIKKVEKYLADHDTNGLDIKILDVKDAMTETLKRAREGKDTISVSGNVLRDYLTDLFPILELGTSAKMLSIVPLMNGGGLFETGAGGSAPKHVEQFLEEGYLRWDSLGEFLALQASLEHLAQTQGNTKSQVLADALDEANAKFLATDKSPARKVGQIDNRGSHFYLAMYWAEALGNQTADAELAAQFAPVAEAMQENEEVINAELIGAQGKPQNIDGYFKTDTYKTYEAMRPSTVLNEIIDGI, from the coding sequence ATGTCAGACAAATCAAAAATCTATTACACATTAACGGATGAGGCTCCAATGTTGGCGACACACTCGTTTTTACCGATTGTAAAAGCATTTACAAAATCAGCAAATATTGAGATCGCAGTTCCGGATATTTCTTTGGCAGGAAGAATCCTAGCAAACTTCCCTGAATTTTTGAAAGATGATCAGAAAATCGATGATGCGTTGGCTCAATTAGGTCAGTTGGCGACTCAACCGGATGCAAACATTATCAAATTACCCAATATTTCAGCTTCTGCCCCTCAATTAGATGCAGCTATCGCTGAATTACAGTCTAAAGGTTTCGCAGTTCCAAATTATCCTGCAGAGCCTAAAAATGACGAAGAAAAAGCAATTAAAGCTAAATATGCTAAAGTATTAGGAAGCGCTGTAAACCCTGTGTTAAGAGAAGGAAACTCTGACAGACGTGCTCCTAAAGCTGTTAAAAATTATGCAAAAGCAAATCCTCACAGAATGGGAGATTGGGCTTCTGACAGCAAAACTGACGTTGCTCACATGAACAATGGAGATTTCTACGGAACAGAAACTTCTACAACTCTTGAGAATGCAACACAATATAAAATTGTTTTCAAAGGAAATGACGGTGCTGAAACTTTATTAAAAGATTTCGCAGGTCTTCAGGCTGGAGAAATTATCGATTCTTCTGTAATGAATTTAAATGCTTTGAAAGCTTTTGTAAAAGAAGCTATCGAAGAAGCTAAAAACAAGAACGTACTTCTTTCTGCTCACTTAAAGGCTACGATGATGAAAATCTCCGACCCTATTATTTTCGGGGCAATCGTAGAAACTTTCTTTAAAGATGTTTTTGCTAAATATGCTGAAACGTTCAAATCTTTAGATGTTAATCCAAACAACGGTCTTGCTGATCTTTTCGACAAAATTAAAGGAAATGCTCAGGAAGCTGATATCAAAGCTGATATCGATGCTGCTTTGGCAAACGGACCAAGAGTGGCAATGGTAAATTCTGACAAAGGAATTACAAATTTCCACGTTCCTTCTGATATCATCGTTGATGCATCTATGGCTGCTTTGGTAAGAGGCGGAGGTAAAATGTGGAACAAAGAAGGTAAAGAAGAAGATACTGTTTGTATCATTCCGGATCGTTCTTACGCAGGTTTCTACCAAGCTGTAATAGACGATATGAGAGCTCACGGAAAATTAGATCCTACAACAATGGGTTCAGTTCCTAACGTTGGTTTAATGGCTCAAAAAGCTGAAGAATACGGTTCTCACGATAAAACTTTCCAGGCAAGTGCAGACGGAACAATTGAAGTTCAGGATGAAGCAGGAAATGTTCTTCTTTCTCAAAAAGTAGAAAAAAGCGATATCTTCAGAATGTGTCAGACTAAAGATGCTCCAATCCAAGACTGGGTAAAATTAGCGGTAAACAGATCAAGATTATCTGATACACCTGCTATTTTCTGGTTAGACAAAGGAAGAGCGCACGATAGAGAAATCATCAAAAAAGTAGAAAAATATCTTGCTGACCACGATACAAACGGACTTGACATTAAAATTCTTGATGTAAAAGACGCAATGACGGAAACGTTGAAAAGAGCAAGAGAAGGAAAAGATACAATTTCTGTTTCAGGAAACGTATTGAGAGATTATTTAACGGATCTTTTCCCAATTCTTGAACTGGGAACTTCTGCTAAAATGCTTTCTATCGTTCCATTGATGAATGGTGGAGGTTTGTTCGAAACGGGTGCTGGAGGTTCTGCTCCAAAACACGTTGAACAATTCTTGGAAGAAGGTTATTTAAGATGGGATTCTCTAGGTGAATTCTTGGCTTTACAGGCTTCTTTGGAGCATTTAGCGCAAACTCAAGGGAACACAAAATCTCAGGTTTTAGCTGATGCATTAGACGAAGCAAATGCTAAATTCTTAGCTACTGACAAATCTCCTGCAAGAAAGGTCGGACAAATCGATAACAGAGGTTCTCACTTCTATTTAGCGATGTATTGGGCTGAAGCGTTAGGAAATCAAACCGCTGACGCTGAATTGGCCGCACAATTCGCTCCTGTTGCAGAAGCAATGCAGGAAAACGAAGAAGTAATTAATGCTGAATTAATTGGTGCTCAAGGTAAACCTCAAAACATCGACGGTTACTTCAAAACTGATACATACAAAACGTATGAAGCAATGAGACCTAGCACAGTTTTAAATGAAATTATTGACGGAATTTAA
- a CDS encoding MBL fold metallo-hydrolase, producing MNRRELLKTGLLAGTLSVIPFSNTFAATKEASLHLEDDLSGFKRIKLGELDLFILTDGFIHEKNLESFSPRGNISELKAILKDNFRSEEYIDMAMNVLLVKTKNRLILFDAGMGIFADERTGFLLKSLQKAGFSPKDITDVFLSHAHPDHIGGVVDKQNKLVFPNANIFISKEEYDFWMQATIKDFNNSILKTIPEVLNQIIPGIQNVLKAIKPKLKFYDLNNSLYDNFNFQLAPGHTPGLIVMTIFSGNEKLIYIADLIHSDIVLFPHPDWGYFGDTDLDIAIASRKKLLQQLAESKTRAFAYHLPWPGLGFTKKNGNAFEWFPEAFMN from the coding sequence ATGAACAGAAGAGAACTTTTAAAAACAGGATTGTTGGCGGGAACATTGAGTGTTATTCCTTTTTCCAATACTTTTGCGGCTACAAAAGAAGCTTCATTACATCTGGAAGATGATCTTTCTGGGTTTAAAAGAATAAAATTAGGTGAGTTAGATTTATTTATTCTGACAGACGGTTTTATTCATGAGAAAAACCTTGAATCTTTTTCTCCGAGAGGAAATATCTCTGAATTAAAAGCTATTCTTAAAGATAATTTCCGTTCAGAAGAGTATATAGATATGGCAATGAATGTTTTGCTTGTAAAAACAAAAAACAGATTGATTTTATTTGATGCAGGAATGGGAATTTTCGCCGATGAAAGAACAGGATTTTTATTAAAAAGTCTTCAAAAAGCAGGATTTTCGCCAAAAGATATTACAGATGTTTTCCTTTCTCACGCTCATCCAGACCATATCGGTGGAGTGGTGGATAAACAAAATAAACTAGTCTTTCCGAATGCCAATATTTTCATTTCAAAAGAGGAGTATGATTTTTGGATGCAGGCTACCATTAAAGATTTCAATAACAGTATATTAAAAACGATACCTGAAGTTCTTAATCAAATTATTCCGGGTATTCAGAATGTATTGAAAGCCATTAAGCCAAAGTTAAAATTTTACGACTTAAATAATTCTTTATATGATAATTTTAATTTTCAATTGGCTCCCGGACATACGCCAGGTTTAATAGTCATGACGATTTTTTCGGGTAATGAAAAACTAATCTATATCGCGGATCTTATTCACTCTGATATCGTCCTTTTCCCGCATCCGGATTGGGGGTATTTTGGAGATACAGATCTTGATATCGCAATAGCATCACGTAAAAAACTGCTTCAGCAATTGGCAGAATCCAAAACGAGAGCTTTTGCCTATCATTTGCCTTGGCCGGGATTAGGTTTTACAAAGAAAAATGGTAATGCTTTTGAATGGTTTCCTGAGGCATTTATGAATTAA
- a CDS encoding aldo/keto reductase, translating to MKFRKLGNTGEQLSAIGLGCMGMSFAYGPADEQESINTLHKALDLGVNFWDTADMYANGENEKLISKVLVPNRDKIFIATKFGFRFKDGKASHSGAPGTYFDGSPEWIKKAVDLSLQRLKIDEIDLYYAHRVDPNIPVEETVGAMADLVKAGKVKYLGLSEASPESIRKANKIHPITALQSEYSILTRDVEKEILTTIRELGITLVPYSPLARGLFANINEAQNFGDDDFRKSLPRYQNESLENNKNLAKEFNDLAESKGIKGTQLALAWVLNQGEDIIPIPGTKRIKYLEENIAATNIELSQSDLETINAILKKYPNIGERYSEGSMKLVNN from the coding sequence ATGAAATTCAGAAAATTAGGAAACACAGGAGAGCAGTTATCTGCCATTGGTTTAGGATGTATGGGAATGAGCTTTGCGTATGGTCCTGCAGACGAGCAGGAAAGCATCAACACTTTACATAAGGCTTTAGATCTTGGAGTCAATTTTTGGGATACTGCTGACATGTATGCGAACGGAGAAAATGAAAAACTGATCTCTAAAGTATTGGTTCCGAATCGTGATAAAATTTTTATTGCTACAAAATTCGGATTTAGGTTTAAAGACGGAAAAGCAAGTCACAGTGGAGCTCCCGGAACATATTTCGATGGTTCCCCGGAATGGATCAAAAAGGCTGTAGATTTAAGTCTTCAGAGATTAAAAATTGATGAAATAGATCTTTATTATGCCCACAGAGTCGACCCAAATATTCCAGTTGAAGAAACTGTGGGAGCAATGGCTGATTTGGTGAAAGCAGGTAAAGTAAAATATCTAGGTCTATCTGAAGCTTCTCCTGAATCGATCAGAAAAGCGAATAAAATTCATCCGATTACAGCTTTACAGTCGGAATATTCTATTCTTACAAGAGATGTGGAGAAAGAAATTTTAACCACTATCAGAGAGCTTGGAATTACTCTGGTACCTTATTCGCCTTTGGCAAGAGGTCTTTTTGCTAATATCAATGAAGCTCAGAATTTTGGCGATGATGATTTCAGAAAATCTCTTCCCCGTTATCAAAATGAAAGTTTGGAAAATAATAAAAATTTAGCCAAAGAATTCAATGATTTAGCTGAATCCAAAGGAATAAAAGGAACTCAATTAGCTTTGGCTTGGGTGCTTAATCAAGGCGAGGACATTATTCCGATTCCAGGAACAAAACGTATCAAATATTTAGAAGAAAATATTGCAGCTACGAATATCGAGCTTTCTCAATCTGATCTTGAAACGATTAATGCTATCTTGAAAAAATATCCTAATATTGGAGAAAGATACAGCGAAGGTTCTATGAAATTAGTGAATAACTAA
- a CDS encoding helix-turn-helix domain-containing protein, translating into METRETISEFYERNVDNITFKGITAPGIGHFNVFSRDDCSLITPYSRRDYYKISLIIGKGKLHYADKWIHVDRPALLFSNPMVPYSWEADDDDQTGWFCLFSDQFLQNGNRLGNLQDSQLFKIGGTPIFFVDAEQQKSVSDIFQKMMVEIKSDYIHKYDMLRTYLHLLIHETMKINPAENFEHYQNASHRVASLFMELLERQFPIDSPEAYLKLKTPTDYAENLSIHVNSLNRSVKEITGKTTSQQITSRIIQEANALLQHTDWNISEIAYGLGFEEPAYFTNYFKKQTGVTPNSLRNSLV; encoded by the coding sequence ATGGAAACACGTGAAACAATAAGTGAATTTTATGAGCGTAATGTAGACAATATCACTTTCAAAGGTATTACAGCGCCGGGAATTGGGCATTTTAATGTCTTTAGTCGCGATGATTGTTCATTAATTACCCCTTACAGCAGGAGAGATTATTATAAAATTTCACTGATCATCGGGAAAGGAAAACTCCATTATGCGGATAAGTGGATTCATGTTGACAGGCCTGCGTTATTGTTTTCAAATCCCATGGTACCATACTCTTGGGAAGCTGATGACGACGATCAGACAGGTTGGTTTTGCCTTTTTTCAGACCAGTTTTTACAAAATGGAAACCGTTTGGGAAACCTGCAGGATTCACAGCTTTTCAAAATAGGTGGGACGCCGATTTTCTTTGTTGATGCAGAACAACAGAAGTCAGTTTCTGATATTTTCCAAAAAATGATGGTCGAAATAAAGTCCGATTACATTCATAAATATGACATGCTTCGCACTTATCTTCATCTTTTGATTCATGAAACGATGAAAATAAATCCTGCCGAAAATTTTGAACATTACCAGAACGCTTCACACAGAGTAGCTTCTTTATTTATGGAATTGCTTGAAAGACAGTTTCCTATTGACAGTCCGGAGGCTTATCTTAAACTGAAAACGCCAACGGATTATGCAGAAAATCTTTCCATTCATGTTAATTCTTTAAATCGTTCTGTAAAGGAGATCACAGGTAAAACGACTAGCCAGCAGATCACTTCCAGGATCATTCAGGAAGCCAATGCATTATTACAGCACACAGATTGGAATATTTCTGAGATCGCCTATGGACTGGGTTTTGAAGAACCTGCCTATTTCACCAACTATTTTAAAAAACAAACAGGAGTCACGCCAAATTCACTGAGAAATAGTCTTGTTTGA
- a CDS encoding GNAT family N-acetyltransferase, translating into MGNIKFEISPYQDELQILIDGEKAGYMSIKIDGRLLIVYYTKLNEEHEGHGFAKLLLDELVRYAEEKDLLVDPECDFVRQQFENHPARYKDIWHA; encoded by the coding sequence ATGGGAAATATAAAATTCGAAATATCTCCATATCAAGATGAATTGCAGATATTAATTGATGGAGAAAAGGCAGGCTACATGTCTATAAAGATCGACGGAAGGCTTCTAATTGTTTATTATACTAAACTTAATGAAGAGCATGAAGGTCACGGATTTGCCAAATTACTTTTGGATGAATTGGTACGTTATGCCGAAGAAAAGGATCTATTGGTAGATCCAGAATGCGATTTTGTGAGACAGCAGTTTGAAAATCATCCGGCCAGATATAAAGACATTTGGCATGCGTAA
- a CDS encoding MBL fold metallo-hydrolase translates to MIYIIIAIAVLIILLYFIITGQEVFGAEAKGKRLERMQKSQYYKNKQFQNISYTPSIAEGYGMTTVLYDFFFAKKDPLLKPLKPVPSVHTDLKSIPKNEDVYIWLGHSSYYIQTDGVSFLIDPVLSLYGSPFKFFNKAFEGSDIFKPEDIPNIDYLVITHDHFDHLDYPTVKSIKDRVGKVIVPLGVGAHLERWGYKESQIIEDEWGASFDLKNDLEITFTPARHFSGRKVKRNVTLWTSYVLETPTKKIFLGGDSGYDTHFKMIGEKYGPFDYIIIENGQYNEAWKYIHGLPEDVIQACLDLKAKNIIPVHSSKFALALHAWNEPLQKITSLGKDKNLHILTPMIGETVDLNKADNQFKVWWED, encoded by the coding sequence ATGATCTATATAATTATCGCCATAGCAGTTTTAATAATTTTATTGTACTTCATTATTACCGGTCAGGAAGTTTTCGGGGCAGAGGCTAAAGGAAAAAGGCTGGAAAGGATGCAAAAATCCCAATATTATAAAAATAAGCAGTTTCAGAATATCAGTTACACGCCATCTATTGCAGAAGGCTACGGAATGACAACTGTTCTTTATGATTTCTTTTTTGCTAAAAAAGATCCTTTATTAAAGCCGTTAAAGCCTGTTCCGTCTGTTCATACAGATCTTAAAAGTATTCCAAAAAATGAAGATGTTTACATTTGGTTGGGGCATTCATCGTATTATATTCAGACAGATGGCGTTTCTTTTTTGATTGATCCTGTTTTGAGTTTATATGGTTCACCTTTTAAATTCTTCAATAAAGCTTTTGAAGGATCAGATATTTTTAAACCTGAAGATATTCCGAATATCGATTATCTGGTGATTACGCATGACCATTTTGATCATCTGGATTATCCAACGGTAAAATCTATAAAAGATAGAGTAGGAAAGGTGATCGTACCATTAGGAGTAGGCGCACACCTTGAAAGATGGGGATATAAAGAAAGCCAGATCATTGAAGACGAATGGGGAGCTTCTTTCGATCTAAAGAATGATTTGGAGATAACTTTTACGCCTGCAAGACATTTTTCAGGACGAAAAGTGAAAAGAAATGTAACGCTTTGGACTTCCTATGTTCTTGAAACTCCAACTAAGAAAATCTTTTTAGGCGGCGACAGCGGTTACGACACGCACTTTAAAATGATCGGAGAAAAATACGGGCCATTTGATTACATCATTATCGAAAACGGACAATACAACGAAGCTTGGAAATACATTCACGGACTTCCGGAAGACGTGATACAGGCTTGTTTAGACTTAAAAGCTAAAAATATTATTCCTGTTCACTCTTCAAAATTTGCCTTAGCTCTGCATGCTTGGAATGAACCGTTACAAAAGATTACAAGTCTCGGAAAAGACAAGAATTTACATATTCTTACACCAATGATTGGTGAAACTGTTGACTTGAATAAAGCCGACAATCAATTTAAAGTATGGTGGGAAGATTAA
- a CDS encoding S41 family peptidase produces MKNYSVILCIIVLASCSSLRKNQKQTTNYIPPEKLKEDVDFAYYKLKQMHPQLYQYISKKDLDFKIDSLKQTLDKPLTPTQFYFRLQPIVTSIRQGHLSLQAPNELSKDDFLRIKKRLFTRFRYRIQDNNLYIVENRDSLYNIKPGTELISINNIPVSLYLEKYKKLISSDGFNTTFQPYYLKDMFFHFYTLENGILDSAKIETSYNDQKQTFVLHREKEPVLCDKKKEITNSTNNNFYNRSFKFLDEDNSVAYLKIKKFSHSASDKFYKSTFAEIKEAKTSYLIIDIRDNYGGSLEEINELYSYLATKPFVLIKPSQLNSSLTPLQTNYFKKSTALEYAVKGVTYPTYVFLKALNTYKGKDGKSYYKIKADHVTQPDKNAFQGKIFILVNGGSFSSSSIFSSKLKYDRRATLVGEETGGANDGSVAGFYSYQVLPNSRLTLPIGLLLVNPNIILSNTQKGVIPNVIIPQTLQDIIEKKDPQLDWIKNEIVKEKESVK; encoded by the coding sequence TTGAAAAATTATTCGGTCATATTATGTATCATCGTTTTGGCTTCCTGTTCTTCTTTAAGAAAAAATCAGAAGCAAACGACTAATTATATTCCACCCGAAAAGCTTAAAGAAGATGTAGATTTTGCTTATTATAAACTCAAGCAGATGCATCCTCAGCTTTATCAGTATATTTCAAAAAAAGATCTGGATTTTAAAATCGACAGTTTAAAACAAACTCTTGATAAACCTCTTACGCCAACGCAATTTTATTTCAGGTTACAGCCTATTGTTACAAGTATCAGACAGGGACATCTTTCTCTCCAAGCTCCCAATGAGCTTTCTAAGGATGATTTTTTAAGGATAAAAAAACGTTTATTTACGCGTTTCAGATACCGTATTCAGGATAATAATTTATATATTGTAGAGAATCGGGATTCATTATATAACATTAAACCCGGAACAGAACTTATTAGCATTAATAATATTCCTGTCTCTCTTTATCTCGAAAAATATAAGAAATTAATAAGTAGTGATGGTTTCAACACTACGTTTCAGCCTTATTATCTTAAAGATATGTTCTTCCATTTTTATACTTTGGAAAATGGAATTCTGGACAGTGCAAAAATTGAAACTTCGTATAATGATCAAAAACAAACCTTTGTTCTCCATCGAGAAAAAGAGCCTGTTTTGTGTGATAAAAAGAAAGAAATTACCAATTCTACAAACAATAATTTTTACAATAGGAGCTTTAAATTTTTAGATGAAGATAATTCTGTTGCGTATTTAAAGATCAAAAAATTCTCACATTCAGCTTCTGATAAATTTTATAAAAGTACTTTCGCTGAAATAAAAGAGGCTAAAACCTCTTACCTCATCATCGATATCCGCGATAATTACGGAGGCTCCCTTGAAGAGATCAATGAGCTATATTCTTATCTTGCAACCAAGCCTTTCGTGTTGATAAAGCCTTCACAGCTTAATTCTAGCCTTACTCCGCTACAAACCAATTATTTCAAGAAAAGTACCGCTTTAGAATATGCTGTAAAAGGGGTAACGTATCCTACGTATGTTTTTCTTAAAGCTCTCAACACCTACAAAGGAAAAGACGGAAAATCTTACTATAAAATAAAAGCTGATCATGTAACACAGCCCGATAAAAATGCTTTTCAGGGAAAAATTTTTATTTTGGTGAATGGTGGAAGTTTTTCTTCATCATCCATTTTCAGTTCTAAATTAAAATATGACAGACGCGCCACTTTGGTAGGAGAAGAAACAGGCGGCGCCAATGACGGAAGCGTGGCCGGATTTTACTCTTATCAGGTCCTTCCCAATTCAAGGCTGACATTACCAATAGGCTTGCTTCTTGTGAATCCGAATATTATACTTTCAAATACCCAAAAAGGAGTTATTCCTAATGTTATCATTCCGCAGACTTTGCAGGATATTATTGAGAAAAAAGATCCACAACTGGATTGGATAAAGAATGAGATCGTAAAAGAAAAAGAGAGTGTAAAGTGA
- a CDS encoding RNA polymerase sigma factor: MTSLEQEFLDRIEKHKGIIFKISKMYMDEKDDRDDLFQEITYQVWKAYSNFRGESEFSTWLYRIALNTAIVFLKSEKKRSFIANEDFSNYKIIQDEYDSEKEEKLSEMYKAINQLNPIDKAFIFYYLEDFSGKEIAEQMGISEGNVRVKMNRAKNKLKDILNSK, encoded by the coding sequence ATGACCTCATTAGAACAGGAATTTTTAGATAGAATCGAAAAACATAAGGGAATCATCTTTAAGATTTCTAAAATGTATATGGATGAAAAAGACGACCGTGACGATCTTTTTCAGGAGATCACCTATCAGGTCTGGAAGGCTTATTCAAACTTCAGAGGCGAGAGTGAGTTTTCAACATGGTTGTACAGAATTGCCCTTAACACCGCAATTGTTTTCTTAAAATCAGAGAAAAAGAGAAGTTTTATTGCTAATGAAGATTTTTCTAATTACAAGATTATTCAGGATGAATATGATAGTGAAAAGGAAGAAAAGCTGTCTGAAATGTACAAAGCGATCAATCAATTAAATCCAATCGATAAAGCATTTATTTTCTATTATCTGGAAGATTTTTCAGGTAAGGAAATTGCCGAACAAATGGGTATTTCTGAAGGAAATGTAAGAGTGAAAATGAATCGCGCCAAAAATAAACTGAAAGATATCTTAAACTCAAAATAG
- a CDS encoding NADP-dependent glyceraldehyde-3-phosphate dehydrogenase — protein sequence MDSVDNASFHEIFKNENEIPEEYKVPEIHQRTYLLNGELVEWSGEVTNIYSPICIPTENGLERKLLGSIPNIGPKEAMEVLEASVKAYDNGLGEWPTMSVEGRIKCMQKFVYLMIEQRDLIIKLLMWEIGKTLPDSTKEFDRTVDYINQTIDALKDLDRESSRFQQAEGTIAQIRRAPLGVVLSMGPFNYPLNEIFTTLIPALIMGNTILFKLPKHGVLAHYPLLNAFKEAFPKGTVNTLYGKGSEIITPIMESGKINVLAFIGSSKVANGLKKLHPKVNRLRAILSLDAKNAAIVTKNANLDVAVSECILGALSFNGQRCTALKLIFVQKDVAEEFTQKLTAAVSALKLGLPWEKDVKITPLPEVNKPPYLKECIDDALAKGAKVLNDNGGYNEASFVFPAVVYPVNSDMKLYHEEQFGPVIPVVPFEDIDEPIDYQVNADHGMQVSIFSEDPLEVSKLIDSFVNLVSRVNINCQAQRGPDVFPFTGRKDSAEGTLSVFDALRSFSIRSLVAAKITDSNKKLLNTIVREHDSNFLSTDYIF from the coding sequence ATGGATTCAGTAGATAACGCATCATTTCACGAAATTTTTAAAAACGAAAATGAAATTCCCGAAGAATATAAAGTTCCCGAAATTCATCAACGTACTTATCTTCTCAATGGCGAACTGGTAGAATGGAGCGGAGAAGTCACCAATATTTATTCACCCATCTGCATTCCCACAGAAAACGGCTTGGAAAGAAAGCTTTTAGGAAGTATTCCGAATATCGGCCCGAAAGAAGCAATGGAAGTTCTGGAAGCTTCTGTAAAAGCCTATGATAACGGCCTTGGCGAATGGCCGACAATGTCGGTAGAAGGTCGTATCAAATGTATGCAGAAGTTTGTATACCTAATGATCGAACAGCGAGATCTGATCATTAAATTATTAATGTGGGAGATCGGAAAAACGCTGCCGGATTCTACCAAAGAATTCGACAGAACCGTAGATTATATCAATCAAACCATTGATGCTTTAAAAGATTTAGACAGAGAATCTTCCCGTTTTCAGCAGGCGGAAGGAACAATTGCTCAAATTCGTCGTGCTCCACTTGGAGTTGTGTTGAGCATGGGGCCATTTAATTATCCTTTAAATGAAATTTTTACAACATTGATTCCTGCGTTGATCATGGGAAATACAATCTTGTTTAAACTTCCTAAACATGGTGTGTTGGCGCATTATCCATTATTAAATGCTTTCAAAGAAGCTTTCCCGAAAGGAACGGTGAATACTTTATACGGAAAAGGTTCCGAAATCATCACCCCAATTATGGAAAGCGGAAAAATTAATGTTTTAGCTTTCATCGGTTCAAGTAAAGTGGCCAACGGACTGAAAAAACTGCATCCAAAGGTGAATCGTTTAAGGGCGATTTTAAGTTTAGATGCAAAAAATGCTGCTATCGTTACTAAAAATGCCAACCTTGATGTTGCGGTGAGCGAATGTATTTTAGGAGCGCTTTCATTCAATGGTCAACGATGTACGGCGCTTAAATTGATATTCGTACAAAAAGATGTTGCCGAAGAATTTACTCAAAAATTAACTGCCGCAGTTTCGGCTTTAAAACTAGGGCTTCCGTGGGAAAAAGATGTGAAAATTACACCACTTCCGGAAGTAAATAAACCACCTTATCTTAAAGAATGTATTGATGATGCTTTGGCGAAAGGAGCAAAAGTTTTAAATGATAACGGAGGTTATAACGAAGCTTCATTTGTATTTCCAGCGGTTGTTTATCCCGTAAACAGTGATATGAAACTGTATCATGAAGAACAATTTGGTCCGGTAATTCCTGTCGTTCCTTTTGAAGATATTGATGAGCCGATCGACTATCAGGTAAATGCCGATCATGGAATGCAGGTGAGTATTTTCAGTGAAGATCCGTTGGAAGTTTCAAAATTAATTGATTCTTTTGTGAATTTGGTAAGTCGTGTCAATATCAATTGTCAGGCTCAGCGTGGCCCTGATGTTTTCCCTTTTACAGGAAGAAAAGACAGCGCAGAAGGTACGCTTTCGGTTTTTGACGCGCTTCGTTCGTTTTCGATCCGATCTTTGGTAGCTGCAAAAATAACGGATTCCAATAAAAAATTACTGAATACGATTGTAAGAGAACATGATTCTAATTTTTTAAGTACTGATTATATTTTTTAA